The Leifsonia sp. ZF2019 DNA segment ACAGCGCGCGGGAGGCCGAGGTCGAGGCACGGCTCGGCGTCGAGACGGCGAAGGAGCGCGTGCGGGCGGAGCAGGCGCGCGGAGAGGCGCTCGCCCGCCAGCTCGAGGCCGAGCGGGCCGCCGCGGAGGAGGCCGCCCGGCGCGCCGTCGTCCGCCGTCGGCAGCTCGACGCGGCGCAGGCCGTCGTGGACGCCCTGCCGCCCGTCCTCGCCTCCGTCGACCGTTCGGTCGCGCAGGCCCGGCTCGAGCTCGCCACGGCGGAGGCGGAGCGCGCCAGCCAGAACGAGGAGCTCGCGACCGTGCGCCGCGAGGAGAGCGCGCTGCGCGAGCGCCTGCACGGCGTCACCGAGAGCGTCCACGGCCTCGAACTGCAGATCTACGAGAAGAAGCTGCACCTCTCCAGCCTGCTCGAGCGCGTCGGAAGCGAACTCGGGCTGGTGGAGGACGTTCTGGTGGCCGAATACGGCCCGGAAGTGGGCATCCCCGTCGCGCGGGACTCGGAGGACGGCGATCCGGCCGACGGCGCGGAGCAGCCCACTGTCCCGTTCGTGCGCGAGCAGCAGCAGAAGCGCCTCGCCCAGGCGGAGCGCAAGCTCGCCCAGCTCGGTCGGGTCAACCCGCTCGCCCTCGAGGAGTTCGCCGCACTGGAACAGCGCCACAAGTTCCTCACGGAGCAGCTGACCGACCTCACGAACACGCGCAAGGACCTCGTGACGATCATCGAGGAGATCGACGAGAAGATGCAGACGATCTTCGAGTCTGCGTTCGCCGACACCGAGGCGGCCTTCACACGGGTGTTCCCGATACTCTTCCCGGGCGGCGTCGGCCACATCGCCCTCACCGACCCGGACGATCTGCTGACGACCGGTATCGAGGTCTCGGTCAAACCGGCAGGCAAGAAGATCGAGCGCCTCTCCCTGCTCTCCGGCGGTGAGCGCTCCCTGGCCGCGGTGGCGCTGCTCATCGCGATCTTCAAGGCGCGCCCCAGCCCGTTCTACATCATGGACGAGGTGGAGGCGGCGCTCGACGACGCCAATCTCGGCCGCCTGCTGACGATCTTCGAGGACCTGCGCGAGGACAGCCAGCTCATCGTCATCACGCATCAGAAGCGCACCATGGAGATCGCGGACGCCCTCTACGGCGTCTCGATGCGGCAGGACGGGGTCTCGGCCGTCGTCGGTCAGCGCGTCGCCCAGGAGGCGGCGTCGGAGGACCGCGCAGCGTCGTGACGGACGGGTGAGGCGATGCTGCGCCCGAGAGCCCGCGACGACCGTGGCAGGGGACGTCAGATCCTGATGGCCCCGACCTTCTCTTCGACGCCGTTCAGCGCCTCCCGCGCCCGCCGCTCGCAGCGGACGGCGGCCGCTTCGAGATCGTGCTCACGCAGAGAAGCGGCGAGGAGGGTGTCGTCGCGGTGGGAGCCGAGCGCGTCCTGCACCGCTTCCGCCGCCGCGGCGAGGCGCACGGCGTCCCGCCCGAGGTCGTCCGCGACGGCCTCCGCCGCGTATCGCACCCGCCGGGCGGCCTTGCGTGTCTCATGCCGCTCCGCCAGCGCGTCGCCGCGCGCGGCGTGCACCCGGTCGACGGCCTTCGCGAGGCCGCGGCGGACGACCCGGCGCGGGTGCTCCCTGCCCGCGACGGTGAGCGGGGGATCGGCGGCGAACGACTGCACGTCCGCCAGGAGCCGCCGGTGGGAGCGACCGCGAAGGTGCTCCAGGAGGGCGTGCAGCGCCTCGCGGTGCTCCGCGCGCGCCTGCGCGGCCAGCGCCTCGACCGCATCGACCAGCGCGGGATCGTCATCGGCACCGGGGAGGTCGTCCAGCGCATCGGCGCGCACCTCCCGGTCGCACACCTCGCCGAGCCGCGCGCCGAGCGCCTTCAGCCGCGCCCGCAGCCGCCGGGCCTCCTCCGGCTCGAACGCCTTCCGGTAGACGCCGAGGATGCTGCGCAGCCGCCGGACCCGCGTGCGCGCCTGGTGGACCGCGTCCTCCCCGTCCGACTCGATCGCGACGAGCTGCTCGGCGAGCTCGGCCGACACCGCCACGAGGGAGAACATGGGCCAACGCTAGCAACTAGTCTGAGTGTCATGGCAGACCGCACCCCCTGGTCCTTGTCGGGCGCCCTTCGCGGGCTGTTCGCCAAGAAGACCATCGATGAGAACACCTGGGACGACCTGGAGGCGGCGCTGATCACAGCCGATTTCGGGCCGGACGTCACCGAGGCGATCGTCGACGACCTCCGCGCCAAGGTGGAGCGCTTCCACACCACGGACCCGGCGGACCTCCAGCGCATGCTGCGGGAGACGCTCGAGGAGCGGCTCTCGCAGCACGACACCACGCTCACGCTCAGCGACCGCCCCGCGATCGTGCTGGTCGTGGGCGTGAACGGGGTCGGCAAGACGACCACGATCGGCAAGTTCGCCAAGTTCCTGCGCACCTACGACCGCACCGTGATCGTCGGCGCGGCCGACACCTTCCGCGCGGCGGCCGTCGAGCAGCTCGCGACGTGGGCGGAGCGCGCAGGGGCCGCCATCGTCCGCCCGCAGCAGCAGGGGCAGGACCCGGCCTCCGTCGCGTTCCAGACGGTCGAGAAGGCCAAGAACGACGGCATCGAGATCGTCATCATCGACACGGCGGGCCGTCTCCAGACCAAGGGCGGCCTGATGGACGAGCTGTCCAAGATCAAGCGTGTCGTCGAGAAGCAGGCGCCGATCTCGGAGGTGCTCCTCGTGCTCGACGCCACCACCGGGCAGAACGGCCTCGCCCAGGCGGAGGCGTTCCTGGAGCACGCCGGCGTCACCGGTCTCGTGCTCACGAAGCTGGACGGCTCGGCCAAGGGCGGCTTCGTGCTCGCGGTGCAGGAGCGCACCGGCATCCCGATCAAGCTGGTCGGCCAGGGCGAGGGGATCAACGACCTCACCGGCTTCACGCCGCACGTCTTCGCGCAGCAGCTGGTCGGATAGGGGGAGAGCGTGGCGATCGAGCACGACTATTTCGGGATCATCGACGAGACGGCCTCGGGCGGCCTCGCCTGGTCCGACACGGTCGACCTCGCGGACCAGGCCGTCGAGGTGGAGCTGCTGGCGGACGACGAGACGGCGGTCACGGAGTTCGCCCTCGATGCGGCCGCGGCGCTCGTCCAGGCGCTCGAGGGCTTCGATGCGCGGGCGCGGGACGCCCTGGTCGCCGAGCTGAGCTCGCGCCAGTCGGCGACGAGCACGTACATCGACCAGCACGTGGACATGATGGGGGAGAGCCTCGTCGACCTCCTGGTGCACAACTCGGGCGACATCGCGATCGACGTCCTGCGTTCGCTGCAGCTGCTCCACATCGTCCTCCAGCCGGACAACGCCGAGGAGGACGAAGTGTTCGCCACCTTCGACTACTCGATCAGCCCCGACGAGACCGACGCCATCCTGACCGTCTCCTTCGACGTGCGCGGCGATGTGGTGGCGGTCGACACCCAGGGCTGACCACTCGGCCGACACACGGCGGACGCGCGGCCGCTCCCGGTAGACTTGTCGGATCATGGCTACTTTCGGCACGCTGTCCGACCGTCTCGCGGACACCTTCAAGAACCTGCGCACCAAGGGCAAGCTGTCGCCGTCGGACGTCGACGGCACCGTGCGCGAGATCCGCCGCGCCCTGCTCGACGCCGACGTCGCGCTCGACGTGGTCAAAGAGTTCACCGGAAAGGTGCGCGAGCGGGCGCTCAGCGACGACGTCAACAAAGCGCTCAACCCGGCCCAGCAGGTCGTCCAGATCGTCAACGAGGAGCTCATCGGCATCCTCGGCGGCGAGCAGCGCCGCCTGCAGTTCGCGAAGAAGCCGCCGACGGTCATCATGCTCGCCGGCCTCCAGGGCGCGGGAAAGACGACCCTGGCCGGCAAGCTGGGCAAATGGCTCGTCAAGGACGGCCACACGCCCCTCCTCGTCGCCGCCGACCTCCAGCGTCCCAACGCGGTCACCCAGCTGCAGATCGTCGGCGAGCAGGCCGGGGTGCCGGTCTATGCCCCGGAGCCGGGCAACGGCGTCGGCAACCCGGTGAAGGTCGCCAAAGACGCCCTGAAGTTCGCCGAGACGAAGCAGTACGACACGGTCGTGATCGACACCGCTGGCCGCCTGGGCGTCGACGCCGAGCTGATGAAGCAGGCCGCCGACATCCGCAAGGCCACCGACCCCGACGAGGTGCTGTTCGTCATCGACGCGATGATCGGTCAGGATGCCGTCGCGACCGCGAAGGCCTTCCAGGACGGCGTCGACTTCACCGGCGTCGTGCTCTCGAAGCTCGACGGCGACGCCCGCGGCGGTGCCGCCCTCTCGGTCGCGTCCGTCACCGGTCGGCCGATCATCTTCGCGTCCACCGGTGAGGGGCTGGACGACTTCGAGCCGTTCCACCCCGACCGCATGGCGTCGCGCATCCTCGACCTCGGTGACATCCTCACCCTCATCGAGCAGGCCCAGGAGGCCTTCGACGAGGAGGAGGCGCGCAAGGTCGCCGAGAAGTTCGCGACCGACAGTTTCACGCTCGACGACTTCCTCAAGCAGATGCAGCAGCTGCGCAACATGGGATCCATCAAGAAGATGATGGGCATGCTCCCCGGCGCCGGGCAGATGAAGCAGCAGCTGGACAACTTCGATGAGAGCGAGATCGTGCGCACGGAGGCCATCATCCAGTCGATGACGAAGGCCGAGCGAACCACGCCCAAGCTGCTCAACGGTTCCCGCCGCCTCCGCATCGCCAAGGGCTCCGGCACCACCGTCACCGAGGTGAACCAGCTCGTCAACCGTTTCGAGCAGGCAGCGAAGATGATGAAGACCGTCGCCAAGGGGGGCGTTCCGAACGTCCCCGGCATGGGACCCATCCCGGGTGCGGGGTACGCCGGCCGCAAGCCGCAGGCCAAGAAGAAGAAGGGGTCCCGTTCCGGCAACCCGGCGAAGCGTGCGGCGGAGAACGCCGCGCTCGCGTCGGGCATCGACCCGAACGCGACGTCGGCCCGCGCCGGAAGCGGCCTCG contains these protein-coding regions:
- a CDS encoding CHAD domain-containing protein, with the protein product MFSLVAVSAELAEQLVAIESDGEDAVHQARTRVRRLRSILGVYRKAFEPEEARRLRARLKALGARLGEVCDREVRADALDDLPGADDDPALVDAVEALAAQARAEHREALHALLEHLRGRSHRRLLADVQSFAADPPLTVAGREHPRRVVRRGLAKAVDRVHAARGDALAERHETRKAARRVRYAAEAVADDLGRDAVRLAAAAEAVQDALGSHRDDTLLAASLREHDLEAAAVRCERRAREALNGVEEKVGAIRI
- the ffh gene encoding signal recognition particle protein, coding for MATFGTLSDRLADTFKNLRTKGKLSPSDVDGTVREIRRALLDADVALDVVKEFTGKVRERALSDDVNKALNPAQQVVQIVNEELIGILGGEQRRLQFAKKPPTVIMLAGLQGAGKTTLAGKLGKWLVKDGHTPLLVAADLQRPNAVTQLQIVGEQAGVPVYAPEPGNGVGNPVKVAKDALKFAETKQYDTVVIDTAGRLGVDAELMKQAADIRKATDPDEVLFVIDAMIGQDAVATAKAFQDGVDFTGVVLSKLDGDARGGAALSVASVTGRPIIFASTGEGLDDFEPFHPDRMASRILDLGDILTLIEQAQEAFDEEEARKVAEKFATDSFTLDDFLKQMQQLRNMGSIKKMMGMLPGAGQMKQQLDNFDESEIVRTEAIIQSMTKAERTTPKLLNGSRRLRIAKGSGTTVTEVNQLVNRFEQAAKMMKTVAKGGVPNVPGMGPIPGAGYAGRKPQAKKKKGSRSGNPAKRAAENAALASGIDPNATSARAGSGLGLGGGAAKQGGPTEEELASLQKFLGR
- a CDS encoding DUF2004 domain-containing protein, whose translation is MAIEHDYFGIIDETASGGLAWSDTVDLADQAVEVELLADDETAVTEFALDAAAALVQALEGFDARARDALVAELSSRQSATSTYIDQHVDMMGESLVDLLVHNSGDIAIDVLRSLQLLHIVLQPDNAEEDEVFATFDYSISPDETDAILTVSFDVRGDVVAVDTQG
- the ftsY gene encoding signal recognition particle-docking protein FtsY, with amino-acid sequence MADRTPWSLSGALRGLFAKKTIDENTWDDLEAALITADFGPDVTEAIVDDLRAKVERFHTTDPADLQRMLRETLEERLSQHDTTLTLSDRPAIVLVVGVNGVGKTTTIGKFAKFLRTYDRTVIVGAADTFRAAAVEQLATWAERAGAAIVRPQQQGQDPASVAFQTVEKAKNDGIEIVIIDTAGRLQTKGGLMDELSKIKRVVEKQAPISEVLLVLDATTGQNGLAQAEAFLEHAGVTGLVLTKLDGSAKGGFVLAVQERTGIPIKLVGQGEGINDLTGFTPHVFAQQLVG